The Drosophila innubila isolate TH190305 chromosome 2L unlocalized genomic scaffold, UK_Dinn_1.0 4_B_2L, whole genome shotgun sequence genome segment ACTCCTCTGAGCTGATACCCTTCACAAAAGTGACGCGCTCTGGCGCAGTTATGGCAATGGAGTTTGTATGACCGGTCACCTCCTCGGCGCTGCTCACATCGAGCACTTTGGTCATATCAATGCTGGCCTGTGGCACAGTCTCGGGCTACAAAGAGAAAGCGTTTGTTTTAGTACGATTTTAGTTGTATTGGaaagattatatatataaatatgtattactaACATAATCATCCACAGAGTAAGTAAACTCTCCATCGTCATAGAGCACAAACCATCGTCTTTGCCAACgctaaaaatagaaaataaaataaaatgaattagtttggaatgtattaaatataaacaaaggaTCCTTTTGTCATATCTGTTACTTTAATAAGAACTTATAATAAATAGATTGAAACAGAAAATATTCTTTCatcaatatattaatttcacTTTAAGTAAGGATTAAGTTTTGACATAATGTGATTTCTTAAATCTCTTTAATCTCGAAAGATCTGAATTAGTATGCCATATAGGATATCACAACTGTCAAGTGCattgtttgtttcaaattacattttgcatATCAGACATTTGCAATGTCTCGTCTTTTGTCAGATCATTACCATTTTCCATACTTGTATACCCACGAACGTTGCAATGGTAACTTATTTCCATTGGCCTAAGCAATAAACTTGGCCATGGCCGTGACGCCTCCATAGAAGAAATCAGAAATCATATTTCTTTCATATGCCGTCGTATTTTGGCCTTTTCTGCTGCTGTCATTCCCCCTGAAAATTAACAGGCAATGTCTGGGCCTTTACTTTTACATGGGTTctgattgttattgttgtcgagaatgaatgcaaaaaatcataacaaatgcaagacaacaacaacaacagcaacaacaacaacaatgatgcCGTATAGTCTACACCTATGCATAGAgttgactctgactctgattCTCTGGCTGTCTGACCGTCTGATATTTATGGTGCTGGtgatatttatgcaaattgctaAAAGTCAAAGCAAATTAAGCCAAAGATTCAAGAAGATGACGTTGAAATGTTGCATCGTCGTTCGAGTTCCTAAACTTTATTCCATTTAGATTGCAATACTCGTTTCTGCcccctcccacacacacacacattaacagCAAAAATAACTATTGTACTTCTTATATACATTGATGAGTTTACACGTactgtgagtgagtgtgtatgtgtaaggTGTGTCAAGTGATTTATTTACAAGCACGTACTCACATTTAAATTCTcaatatacacattttagggtaaatatgtaaaagaatataatattaataataaaatttgcattattaattaattttactcaAAGTCTAAGACACTTTCATGCCAAATCtgtaaaagtataaatatctATAGCTAATCCCAAAGTTAACAGAAaggtttatatttatatttaatacattttatatttacatttaatttaatcgcaCTAGTTACAGTTTCgaattcaagttttaaaataatatacttcccctagatttattttaattaacattaacattatgctttttttatttactttatttagcGCATATACATCAATTTAAACTCATATGATTACAATATTGATAATTGCAGTAGCAGTTGACTGATAACCAGAAATGACCCTGTCtttcaatacatttatttaaaacaacatGTTTTCACGGCTAGAgtgattaataatataaatatatttgaataacgtttttgttttttaattaagtattacataataacaaaatttaaattaaattatttttatctgcATTCCAAAAGTAGAAAGATTCTTTACTTTAAGATGACCaaaaataatctaaaataGTGGAGAGTTTTCGTCTATCGCTGCCAGAGTTTTAAGTACTTTTCGGTACTGGATCCGCTGATGtaaattcattataataaGTTTTCAAGCTGCAATCGCAGTccttcagaaaaaaaattgtattttatttctcgATAATATCCAAAGATATTACTTATTCATATAAAACGTTATTAATTTGATAGAGCTGTATAATCAGGTATAGTACTAAATATTTCAAGTCTATCTACAAACTGTAACATCTATTAAAACCAACATTCAAGTTACAAAATGTaatcaatttgtaataaaCAACACTTGTAGAGAGTAATGACTACTTTTGaatcaaatgtaattatcTGCAATCTGAAAGATCTAATAGGCATTAAAATACTGTTCTGTATATACATAGTTGCAAGCTGTGTTTAGATtagaatatatattgtttgtttataatatatattctaaaaaaaGGCTTACCCTAGtctaattttttgattattaaagctcaacaaatttatttcaaattataaatggtaattaaatatgtaaagagGTATAAAGTAAAATGTTAGAGAATTAAccttaaaatatacaacatttaagtaataatatattatcgTTTTGTATCATATTGCTCATGCTaccaatatattttcattgatACTTTAACTGAGATAATTCTGTAATTAACCTCCAATCAGCGACTTAAATTTTTGGCagaacaataataatgatttatcagcatataaatatttttaagcctGGTGTCAGTATAGGTTAGGCTTGGCTCTCTATGCACATAGCTAAGATCTCAATTTCCCGCCACTTAAGTCAGCATGGGATGCGAATCGGTGAGGAGGAGGGCTCTTGTCCACTCACTTTCCCATCACACTCTCTGTCGGTATGTGATAAGCTTCTGATAGCCGATGCCTCTAATCGGTGTTCGCTGTTCAACGAAggcaaaaaaatgttgtctaTGTCTATTGCTTTGACTTTCAGCGAAGGTTAGATCTTTAAATGTGCTGCTCATCAGGTTATAAGTTAagaaaaacaagcaaattGCGGCAAAATTTTGActgaaaaaaaccaaaacaaacaaatcaaaacacaGAGACGTCGCTGTCGCCAACGACATTGCACTCGACGTCAGCGTCGTCGTCTCAGTCGTCGCTATTGATAAGTTCCTTGGACGGGAACATTCGAAAATCTACAGACAGCTATTTCAGCTATAAATACAAGACTACGACTGGAAAATCTAACATTCAGTGGTTCATTCTCAGCCCAATCAGGTCAGAGACGATCAGACAATCTGAAGCTGACACTATCAATATGGTAATCGCCAACACGAACATAATCTTTGTCGCCGGTTTGGGTGGCATTGGTCTGGACACATGTCGGGAGATTGTCAAACGTGGTCCCAAGGTtggtaataataattttagggCTTTAACATATGTTTCAattgtatacaatttaatttagaacCTGGTGATCCTTGACCGAATTGAGAATCCCACAGCAATTGCCGAACTGAAAGCAATCAATGCCAAGGTGACCGTTACTTTTTATCCCTATGACGTCACTGTTCCAGTAACGGAGACCGCCAAGCTGCTGAAGACAATTTTCGCCAAGCTAAAGACTGTTGATCTATTGATCAATGGAGCTGGCATTCTCGATGATCATCAGATTGAACGCACCATTGCGATCAACTTCACGGGCCTGGTCAACACCACCACTGCCATTATGGAGTTCTGGGATAAGCGCAAGGGTGGACCAGGTGGTGTCATATGCAACATTTGCTCTGTGACTGGCTTCAATTCGATCCACCAGGTGCCAGTTTACTCCGCATCAAAGGCAGCGGTTGTCAGCTTCACCAGCTCCCTGGCGGTAAGTAAAGAAACTGGGATTCCCTTCTACTAACATCACTCCAATCGCTTTTTCTATGAAATTCAAATAGAAACTTGCACCCATTACTGGCGTCACTGCGTACTCCATTAACCCGGGCATTACAGTAACTCCGCTGACCCACAAGTTCAACTCCTGGCTGGATGTGGAACCACGTGTGGCTGAGTTGCTCAATGAGCATCCTACTCAGACAACCATTCAATGTGCCCAGAACTTTGTCAAGGCTATTGAGTCGAATCAGAATGGTGCCATCTGGAAGCTGGATTTGGGACGATTGGACTCCGTCACCTGGACCAAGCACTGGGACTCTCATATCTAAACTGTTTCCAAATTTGCCAAGTCATCTAACATCGCTTTTGGTATAAAGCAAATACTGCGTAGTAGTAGGTTAAGGCTCTACATATCTCTCATTTCACTCATTTTATATTCGTTCAATTTTGAGTTCGAtgataaataaaccaaaaagaaaCCATGAAATTGACACACAGTATATGTGAGATAAGCttgttcatttaattaaatagataaaCGATGGACTCGACGGTTCGGTTGTGCCACTTAAAGGCTTAGTGTTAAAAGAGAACTCGAATCGTCTAGTGTACTTTTGTACAAAAAGAATGTTTGATCTTACTGGCAAGAACGTCTGCTATGTGGCCGACTGTGGAGGCATTGCATTGGAGACCTGTAAGGTGCTGATGACCAAGAACATTGCCGTGAGTACACAAGGAAAGCCTTAAAAggaactttataaaaattgcacaatAATATTGGTATTGTTGTTCGTCAGAATAATATcactcaaatatatattataaataaacggCTCTATAagctttgaattatttttagaaactaGCTATTCTGCATAGCGTGGAGAATCCCCAGGCAATTGCCCAACTACAATCGATAAAGCCCAGCACGCAGATATTTTTCTGGACCTATGATGTGACTATGGCAAGGGAGGACATGAAGCAATACTTTGACGAGGTCATGGTTCAAATGGATTACATCGATGTGCTGATCAATGGAGCAACCCTATGCGATGAGCGAAATATTAACGATACAATCAATACAAATTTGACTGGAATGATGAACACTTGTGCCACAGTGTTACCCTATATGGATAAAGCGCAGCTTGGCAAGGGAGGACTGATTGTGAATGTGACCTCTGTGGTCGGATTGGATCCTTCGCCAGTTTTCTGCGCCTACAGTGCCTCAAAATTTGGTGTCATTGGCTTTACACGCAGTCTGGCGGTGAGTTAGAGTACATTTTACTTAACTTGATATCATA includes the following:
- the LOC117782147 gene encoding alcohol dehydrogenase gives rise to the protein MVIANTNIIFVAGLGGIGLDTCREIVKRGPKNLVILDRIENPTAIAELKAINAKVTVTFYPYDVTVPVTETAKLLKTIFAKLKTVDLLINGAGILDDHQIERTIAINFTGLVNTTTAIMEFWDKRKGGPGGVICNICSVTGFNSIHQVPVYSASKAAVVSFTSSLAKLAPITGVTAYSINPGITVTPLTHKFNSWLDVEPRVAELLNEHPTQTTIQCAQNFVKAIESNQNGAIWKLDLGRLDSVTWTKHWDSHI
- the LOC117782146 gene encoding alcohol dehydrogenase-related 31 kDa protein, whose amino-acid sequence is MFDLTGKNVCYVADCGGIALETCKVLMTKNIAKLAILHSVENPQAIAQLQSIKPSTQIFFWTYDVTMAREDMKQYFDEVMVQMDYIDVLINGATLCDERNINDTINTNLTGMMNTCATVLPYMDKAQLGKGGLIVNVTSVVGLDPSPVFCAYSASKFGVIGFTRSLADPLYYTQNGVAVMAVCCGPTKMFVDRELTAFLSYGQPFVDRLRTAPCQSATICAKNIVKAIECAENGRIWIADKGGLELVKLHWYWHMADQLLNYMHSPEEEKEDD